Proteins encoded within one genomic window of Rubripirellula tenax:
- a CDS encoding alpha/beta hydrolase family protein, whose product MVRFLAVVSVIMVTGCKIDFPEMDPVAERKIEMEAFDLSDVPSIATPERPQSEEFCPGVDQYTVRLPVDEGQPGQASEVRVLLPQRLANGPLPDGPLPTLVMNGSGAYLFSGMSLTDEDMEPMIDYVLKGYAVIGYETDGCQPDFENDPSLTEFTQMAKDYVASKAGLVNAKRAIDYAVERFAEIDADNLYSIGHSSGGKQALLLAQHDERIRGVVAFAPACRMDIGSKMTMARMQGADTQRLINEVNRSMPITHASRSKVPMVLFHSRRDQITTSAEVIAFSLVAGKDAVAIEVKASGHGSVPVAAFEESIEWLAKQTGGMKKATDKDSVNDESVAAVATALPAPVSPGVPNAQHAFEATNVFFRSEPNASTGSNAAMNREIEKTGVRINPYANQ is encoded by the coding sequence ATGGTTCGATTTCTAGCGGTCGTATCAGTCATCATGGTCACGGGCTGCAAGATCGATTTTCCGGAGATGGATCCCGTCGCTGAACGCAAAATCGAAATGGAAGCCTTCGATTTATCGGATGTCCCATCGATCGCGACGCCTGAAAGGCCGCAAAGCGAAGAGTTTTGCCCGGGCGTTGACCAATACACCGTTCGACTGCCTGTCGACGAGGGGCAACCCGGTCAAGCTAGCGAGGTCCGCGTGCTATTGCCCCAACGGCTGGCAAACGGGCCGCTGCCGGACGGACCGCTGCCGACGCTCGTCATGAACGGATCGGGCGCCTATCTGTTTTCGGGTATGAGCCTGACCGACGAAGACATGGAACCAATGATCGACTACGTCCTCAAAGGCTATGCCGTGATCGGTTACGAAACCGATGGCTGCCAGCCCGACTTCGAGAATGATCCGTCGCTGACCGAATTCACCCAGATGGCGAAAGACTACGTCGCCAGCAAAGCAGGGCTGGTCAATGCCAAGCGGGCCATCGACTATGCCGTCGAGCGGTTTGCCGAAATCGATGCCGACAATCTGTATTCGATCGGCCACAGTTCCGGCGGAAAGCAGGCGTTGCTGCTGGCCCAACATGACGAACGCATTCGCGGCGTTGTCGCGTTTGCACCGGCGTGCCGCATGGACATCGGCAGCAAGATGACGATGGCCCGGATGCAAGGCGCGGACACCCAACGCTTGATCAACGAAGTCAATCGGTCGATGCCCATCACACACGCTTCACGATCGAAGGTTCCGATGGTGCTTTTCCATTCACGCCGCGATCAAATCACCACGTCGGCCGAAGTCATCGCGTTCTCGCTTGTTGCCGGGAAGGATGCCGTCGCCATAGAAGTCAAAGCCAGTGGCCACGGATCGGTTCCGGTAGCCGCATTCGAGGAATCGATCGAGTGGCTTGCAAAGCAAACCGGCGGCATGAAGAAAGCCACCGATAAAGACTCCGTCAACGACGAGTCCGTCGCCGCGGTTGCGACAGCCCTGCCCGCACCGGTATCGCCCGGGGTCCCCAACGCACAACATGCATTCGAAGCAACGAACGTCTTCTTTCGTTCCGAACCGAATGCGTCAACGGGATCGAACGCCGCAATGAATCGCGAGATCGAAAAGACGGGAGTCCGGATCAACCCGTACGCGAATCAGTAA
- a CDS encoding cation:proton antiporter, producing the protein MDFLLYLAIVPSLGLAAQWIAWRTNLPGILLLLLFGVLLGQFVQPDAYLAELTGGNLSAGPEILFPLVSLSVAIIMFEGGLSLKLGELRDAGSATLRLCTVGALITLVGATMAAHYLLHFSWQVSVLLGAILVVTGPTVIGPLLRQVRPSRRVAATLKWEGILIDPIGAILAVLVFEHVIGGGVEDAFSLDAMLMLVKTVAVGTILGAVGGFGLTTAFRRFWVPDHLHGVSALSVGLLLFAISNHLAHESGLITVTVLGLWLTNQHRFDIEHIVEFKENLRTLLIGCLFVVLGSRVNLSDVADLGWPGLAFVGVLIFLVRPISVFVSLLGTPLQWREKAFIAGLAPRGIVAAAVSSVFALELERHAGTVAIPGADQLATVTFLVIVGTVAVYGVCAAPLAKWLGLADQKTNGVLIIGAEPWVRDFALELKKSDLPVLLIDTNYNKISKARIAGLEGVCANVLNETARADLPLAGIGKVLAMTPNDEVNSLAIRECRSMFGRAGAYQLTFNVQNSHVRRGMTKHLMGRELFGEGLTFTRMRESHMLGAAFKTTTLADEFTYADFLEKYKGGSTLIGLIKEDKSFELNTVAEPLKPVPGQTIIAMVASVALPDDHAANAT; encoded by the coding sequence ATGGATTTTCTACTTTATCTCGCGATCGTTCCGTCTCTTGGATTGGCGGCCCAGTGGATCGCATGGCGTACGAATCTGCCAGGCATCCTGCTGCTGCTGTTGTTCGGAGTGCTGTTGGGGCAATTCGTTCAGCCGGATGCCTATTTGGCAGAATTGACGGGCGGCAACCTCAGCGCCGGCCCCGAGATTCTGTTTCCCTTGGTTTCGTTGTCCGTCGCGATCATCATGTTCGAGGGCGGGTTATCGCTGAAACTCGGCGAGCTTCGCGACGCGGGCAGCGCGACGCTGCGCTTGTGTACGGTGGGCGCGCTGATCACTTTGGTGGGCGCCACGATGGCGGCTCACTACCTGCTCCATTTTTCGTGGCAGGTGAGCGTTCTGCTAGGCGCCATTTTGGTGGTGACCGGGCCGACGGTGATCGGGCCGTTGCTGCGGCAAGTTCGCCCCAGTCGCCGAGTCGCCGCGACGTTGAAGTGGGAAGGGATTCTGATCGATCCGATCGGTGCGATTCTGGCCGTATTGGTGTTCGAACATGTGATCGGCGGAGGTGTTGAAGACGCCTTTTCGCTCGACGCGATGTTGATGTTGGTCAAAACCGTTGCCGTCGGAACGATTCTGGGCGCGGTGGGAGGCTTTGGATTGACGACTGCATTCCGTCGCTTCTGGGTTCCCGATCACCTGCACGGTGTTTCGGCGCTCTCGGTGGGTTTGTTGTTGTTCGCGATCAGCAATCACCTTGCTCACGAATCCGGATTGATCACGGTTACCGTGTTGGGGCTTTGGTTGACGAACCAGCACCGATTCGACATCGAACACATCGTCGAGTTCAAGGAAAACTTGCGGACGCTATTGATCGGATGTCTGTTCGTTGTGCTTGGTTCCCGGGTGAACTTGTCCGATGTGGCGGACCTCGGTTGGCCGGGACTGGCCTTCGTTGGCGTGCTGATTTTTTTGGTGCGTCCGATTTCCGTCTTTGTTTCCTTGTTAGGTACGCCGCTGCAGTGGCGAGAAAAAGCCTTCATTGCCGGGCTCGCACCGCGTGGCATCGTCGCCGCCGCCGTCAGCAGTGTGTTCGCACTCGAACTGGAACGCCACGCGGGAACCGTTGCCATTCCCGGTGCCGATCAGCTTGCGACAGTCACTTTTCTGGTCATCGTTGGAACCGTGGCGGTTTACGGTGTTTGTGCCGCGCCGCTGGCCAAGTGGCTCGGTTTGGCAGACCAAAAAACGAACGGAGTGCTGATCATTGGCGCGGAACCCTGGGTCCGCGACTTTGCCTTGGAACTCAAGAAATCCGATCTTCCGGTGCTGCTGATCGACACGAACTACAACAAAATTTCGAAGGCCAGGATCGCCGGACTCGAAGGCGTTTGTGCCAATGTTCTCAACGAAACGGCGCGAGCTGATTTGCCGTTGGCTGGGATCGGAAAAGTCTTAGCAATGACGCCGAACGACGAGGTCAACTCGCTTGCCATTCGTGAATGCCGATCGATGTTTGGTCGTGCCGGCGCGTATCAGCTGACATTCAATGTCCAGAATTCACACGTCCGTCGCGGGATGACCAAACACTTGATGGGTCGCGAACTCTTCGGCGAAGGGTTGACGTTCACACGCATGCGAGAATCGCACATGTTGGGGGCAGCCTTCAAGACGACCACGTTGGCCGACGAATTCACCTATGCCGACTTTTTGGAAAAGTACAAAGGTGGCTCGACGCTGATCGGGTTGATCAAAGAAGACAAGAGCTTCGAACTGAACACGGTGGCTGAACCGTTGAAGCCCGTTCCCGGGCAAACCATCATTGCGATGGTCGCTTCGGTCGCCCTACCAGACGACCACGCTGCCAATGCAACTTAG
- a CDS encoding DEAD/DEAH box helicase — translation MFQRNSAPDLIAEIDEANSWSADSLVPSDTYALAIEPIAPRSLPIRVSPLTTRVTGFLFPEANQWTPPRPPAAEDREQVENVRKRYKTIKHHRIKPPNDVVKLHDRLYYLLQPPLDLLVGSGQLNFPFDPFAYQLDGIAFLFPRYAAVLADEMGLGKTMQAISTIRLLLCSGEVRSVLLVCPKPLVTNWLREFRVWAPEIPIAAIEGNAATREHAWRSPEIPVKVANYELLMRDKETVLDSGLHFDLVALDEAQRIKNRNSTTSEIVRAIPRTRSWALTGTPVENSPDDLVGIFDYLSPGYLKTGMPMGEMAKLSKDFILRRTKDMVMNDMPPKLYRDAELDLTPEQWATYESAEKEGIIKLEEMDQELTIQHVFELVLRLKQICNFDPSTGASVKLERMVADMEEVVASGKKAIVFSQWVNSIDKMLPAMQPFGPLEYHGRVPHKKRDGVIDQFKNDPNCSVILMSYGAGSVGLNLQFCEYVFLFDRWWNPAIEDQAINRAHRIGARGAVTVTRMLAMNTIEQRIAAVLDQKREMFETLFSDTSGPKVGSGGGLSRDEIFGLFDLRAPGGKKVA, via the coding sequence ATGTTTCAACGAAATTCTGCGCCCGATCTGATTGCTGAAATCGACGAGGCGAACAGTTGGTCGGCCGATTCGCTGGTCCCGTCGGATACTTATGCGCTAGCGATTGAACCGATTGCACCCCGTTCGCTTCCCATCCGAGTGTCACCGCTGACGACTCGCGTGACAGGGTTTCTGTTTCCCGAGGCGAACCAGTGGACGCCGCCCAGGCCACCGGCCGCCGAGGATCGCGAACAAGTCGAAAACGTTCGCAAGCGTTACAAGACCATCAAGCACCATCGGATCAAACCGCCCAACGACGTCGTCAAGCTGCACGACCGGTTGTACTACCTGCTGCAGCCACCGCTGGATTTGTTGGTGGGAAGCGGCCAGCTGAACTTTCCGTTTGATCCGTTTGCGTATCAGTTGGACGGGATCGCGTTTCTGTTTCCCCGCTATGCCGCCGTGCTGGCCGACGAAATGGGGCTGGGTAAAACGATGCAAGCGATCAGCACGATTCGATTGCTGCTTTGCAGCGGCGAAGTCCGCAGCGTGTTGTTGGTGTGTCCGAAACCGCTGGTTACGAACTGGTTACGCGAGTTTCGTGTTTGGGCGCCCGAGATCCCAATCGCTGCGATCGAAGGCAACGCGGCCACTCGCGAGCACGCGTGGCGCTCGCCCGAGATTCCCGTCAAGGTTGCCAACTACGAACTGTTGATGCGTGACAAAGAGACCGTCCTCGACAGCGGCTTGCACTTCGATCTGGTTGCTCTGGATGAAGCCCAACGCATCAAGAACCGCAATTCGACGACCAGCGAAATCGTCCGTGCGATCCCCCGGACGCGATCGTGGGCGTTGACTGGAACGCCGGTCGAAAATTCGCCCGACGACTTGGTTGGCATCTTCGATTACCTTTCGCCCGGCTACCTGAAAACGGGCATGCCGATGGGCGAGATGGCAAAGTTGTCGAAAGACTTTATCTTGCGGCGCACCAAAGACATGGTGATGAACGACATGCCGCCCAAACTGTATCGCGACGCCGAACTGGATCTGACGCCCGAACAATGGGCGACGTATGAGTCCGCAGAAAAAGAAGGCATCATCAAGTTGGAAGAAATGGATCAAGAGCTGACGATCCAGCACGTCTTCGAACTCGTTTTGCGTCTGAAGCAGATCTGCAACTTCGATCCGTCGACCGGCGCCAGCGTCAAACTAGAACGAATGGTTGCCGACATGGAAGAAGTTGTCGCCAGCGGGAAAAAGGCGATCGTGTTCAGCCAGTGGGTCAACAGCATCGATAAGATGTTGCCCGCGATGCAGCCGTTCGGACCTCTGGAATACCATGGACGGGTGCCCCACAAGAAACGCGATGGCGTCATCGACCAGTTCAAGAACGACCCGAACTGTAGCGTGATCTTGATGAGCTATGGTGCGGGGAGTGTGGGCTTGAATCTACAGTTCTGTGAGTACGTGTTTCTGTTTGATCGATGGTGGAATCCCGCGATCGAAGATCAAGCGATCAATCGCGCCCATCGCATCGGCGCACGCGGTGCCGTGACGGTGACTCGCATGTTGGCGATGAATACCATCGAACAGCGGATCGCGGCGGTGTTGGACCAGAAACGTGAAATGTTCGAAACGCTGTTCAGTGACACCAGTGGCCCAAAGGTTGGCAGTGGCGGCGGACTTAGTCGCGACGAAATTTTCGGCCTTTTCGACTTGAGAGCACCCGGCGGCAAGAAAGTCGCGTGA
- a CDS encoding glycosyltransferase family 2 protein has product MTTTTAKTKTTNQEIADDVAFGVQRDETTWQPRSDHDLAIERIDDALDLIAEANAIASDAIPVTRYDVTVIVPVYNEIRTIEQVIKRIEKVMPPATEIIIVDDGSTDGTAEYLQTMPYRAGCQVICRRANHGKGSAVRLAIRHSRGKVVAIQDADLEYDPADLLRVIWPILDGDADAIYGSRYIDGWDDSSLVHRFGNWVLTSISNLMTGLRLTDMETCHKAFDGDMLRSLELKECRFGFEPEITAKIAADHWEIYEVPTGYQARTYQEGKKIGIKDAFSALACMWRYRKG; this is encoded by the coding sequence ATGACGACGACTACGGCAAAGACAAAAACGACGAATCAAGAAATCGCCGACGATGTCGCCTTTGGCGTCCAACGAGACGAAACGACGTGGCAGCCCCGGTCCGACCATGACCTTGCGATCGAACGGATCGACGACGCACTTGATTTGATCGCCGAAGCGAACGCGATCGCTTCGGACGCAATCCCCGTGACCCGCTATGACGTCACCGTGATTGTTCCGGTCTACAACGAAATTCGCACGATCGAACAGGTCATCAAGCGCATCGAAAAAGTGATGCCGCCGGCAACGGAAATCATCATCGTTGACGATGGCAGCACCGATGGCACAGCCGAATACCTGCAAACGATGCCCTATCGCGCTGGTTGCCAAGTGATTTGCCGACGCGCCAATCACGGCAAGGGTTCCGCCGTTCGCTTGGCGATCCGACACAGCCGCGGCAAAGTCGTTGCGATCCAGGACGCCGATCTCGAGTACGATCCCGCCGATTTGCTGAGAGTGATTTGGCCGATCCTTGATGGCGATGCCGACGCGATTTACGGTTCGCGTTACATCGACGGTTGGGACGATTCGTCGCTGGTACACCGCTTTGGCAATTGGGTACTGACATCGATCAGCAATTTGATGACCGGACTGCGGCTGACCGACATGGAAACATGCCACAAAGCATTCGACGGTGACATGCTGCGTTCACTCGAATTGAAAGAATGCCGCTTCGGTTTTGAACCCGAGATCACGGCAAAGATTGCGGCCGACCACTGGGAAATCTACGAAGTCCCCACCGGATACCAAGCCCGCACTTACCAAGAGGGCAAGAAGATCGGCATCAAAGATGCGTTCTCGGCCCTGGCGTGCATGTGGCGTTACCGCAAAGGGTAG